In Hyphomicrobiales bacterium, the DNA window CGACGCGCGCCGCATAGACCTTGTAGGCCTTGGTCGTGGCTTTGATCTGCTCGGGGGTGCCGGTCAGACCCACGAGACGGGGGTGGAAGAGCGAGACATAGTCGGCGAGTTGCTCGGCCGTGTCGCGCTCCGGATCGACCGTTATGAACCAGGGCGTCACCTTCTCGCCGGCCGGACCCGCCTCGTCGAGCGCCGCGGCAATCGTCTGCAGTCCCGACGGGCAGACGTCGGGACAATGGGTGAAGCCGAAATAGATGAGGGTATACCGACCGACGAGGTCGCGCTCGCTCACCTGCCGGCCATCGTGGGCGGTGAGCGTGAACGGCCCGCCGACCAGTGCCGTCCCGACGCTGACCTGCCCACCCGACCGCGCGGCGGGATGGAACACGGACGGGCCGAACTGCCAGAGGGCGACCGCCGCGCCGAGCGCGAACGCCGCGATCGTGATGGCGATGCCGATGCCACGTCCGATCATGCTTGACTGTCCCTTCGCTCTGGCTCGCAACCGCGCCGTCTTCGCTCGCTTCACCAGGTGTTGCCCTGTTCGCAGGCCGCCAGCGGATCGGCGAGCCCACTCAGCCGGGCCGCTGCCGCCCGCGCGAAACGGATCAGCACGGCCTTGCGCCTTGCAGGGGATATCGGCTCGGCTGGTGCCGGGCGCAACTCCTCGGCGCCATACCGGTCGGCGACGATGAGACCGACCCCGTCCGGCAGAACAGCGAGCGGGAAGTCCGGGCCGACGGCGAATGCGAATTGGTCGCAATGTTCGAGGTAGTCGGGCCATTTGCCATCGGCCTGGTAGTCCGCGAGGCTCGACTTGATCTCGATGATCCAGATTTCCCCGCGTTGGGAGAGTGCAACGAGGTCGGCCCGCCGCCCGTCGGCCAGAACCAGCTCGGCCACCGCCTCGTAGCCCCGCTGACGCAAGAGCCGAACCGTCCCGCGCGCGATCTCGAGGGCGCGTGGCGACTGTCGTCCGTCCACGGGCACCACCGGCAACCCCGCGCCGGCTTCGTTGGCGGGCGTGGCGGCTCGATTGATCGCTGGATCGTCGCTCATGGCCCCCCCTCCTTCACTCGGCTGGCCTTCTCGTCGACACGCCCCTCGACTAGTCTACCGATGCCCGAGGCCCCGTGGCGGGTCGATTGCAGGAGTTGGTGCCGATGTTCTTCAAGCGTCCGACGAGCGGACCCACCGAGGTGACCACGCCCGGAGCCCCTTCGACAAGACCTTCGGGTCCGACCGCCGATCGCACCCGCCTCGATGCAGCCGACCTTCGCCTCACGGTCGATCCGGCGACACTGGGCGTGCTGAGTAGCGCGGAACTCGAACCCGCCACCGGTCTCATCGGCCAGCAGCGGGCCTTGAAGGCGATCGAACTCGCCGCCAGCATTCGCCAGCGCGATTTCCACCTCTTCGTCATGGGTCCCTCCGCCACCGGCAAGCGCACGGCCGTCAAGGAGTATCTCGCCAGGAAGGCGGCCAGCGAGCCGGTGCCCCCGAGCTGGGTCTACGTCAACAACTTCGACGACCCTTCCGCCCCCCGCGCACTCTCCCTGCCGCCGGGCCGTTGCGAGATGCTGGCGAACGGCATGCTCGCCGCGATCGCCGAGTTGCGCACGTCGCTTCCCGCGCTCTTCGAGAGCGACGACTACCAGAGCCGGCACCGCGCCCTGACCGAAGCGATCCGTTCACGCCAGGAGCAGGCCTTCGAGGCCCTGACCGAACGCGCCCGGTCCCAGAGCATCGCCGTGGTCCAGACGCCGACCGGTATCGCCATGGCACCCCTCTCCGACGGCAAGGTGATGAAGCCCGAAGACTTCCAGTCCCTCCCGGATGCCGAACGCAAGGCCTTCGAAGCCCGCGTCGAGCAGCTCCAGTCCGAACTCGGCGAGATCATCCAGCAGGCCCCACGCGTCCAGAAGGAGATGCGTGCCCGCCTCCAGGAACTCAACGAGGAGGTCGCCTCGCTCGCCATCCATCAGGCCCTCGATGACGTCGTGGCGGCCTTCTCCGATCTTCCGGATGTGCTCACCTACCTCGAGGCCGCGCGGCGCGATCTCGTTCGCAACGTCGGCCTCTTCATCATTCCCGGCGAAGAAGAGGACGGTGCCCTCGTCGCCCAGTCGGTCGACGTCTCGCGCGACGACCGTTTCCGACGCTATCGTGTGAACGTCATCGTCTCGCGCAATCCGTCCGACAAGGGCGCCCCGATCGTCGACGACCTCAACGTCGGCCACGGCCATCTCGTCGGCCGCGTCGAGTTCATTGCCCGCATGGGCGCGCTGATCACGGATTTCCTCCTCATCCGTCCCGGCAGCCTGCACCGCGCCAACGGTGGCTATCTCCTCCTCGATGCGGCCAAGCTGCTGACGACGCCTTTTGCCTACGAAAGCCTGAAGCGCGCCCTGCGCCGCCGCGAGATCCGCATCGAATCGCCGAACGAAGGCCAGGCCCCGACCTCCACCCAGACCCTCGAGCCCGACCCCATCCCGCTCGACGTCAAGGTGGTGCTCGTCGGTGACCGCCAGATCTACTACGCCCTCAACGACCTCGATCCGGATTTCCCTGGCCTCTTCAAGGTGCAGGCCGACTTCGACGATTCCATCGATCGCACCGACGGGAGCCTTCGCGAATACGCCCGCATCATCGCCTCGATCGTGCGCACCCACGAGCTACGCCACGTCGAGGCGGCCGGCATGGCGCGCCTCATCGAGCGCTCCGCGCGCATGGCCGACGACAACCGCAAGCTCTCCCTCCAGGTCGGCCGCCTCGCCGATATCCTCCGCGAGGCGGACTATTATGCGATGCGTGCCGGCCGCGAGCTGATCACCGAGGGCGATGTCGTACTCGCCGTCAGCGAACAGGAGCACCGCGCCGACCGCATCCGCGAGCGCTCCGAGGAGATGGTGCGCCGCGACATCGTGATGATCGACACGGATGGCGCCAGGATCGGCCAGGTCAACGGCCTCAGCGTCCTCTCGTTCGGCAACATTTCGTTCGGCAAGCCGACCCGGATCACGGCGAGCGTCAGGCTCGGCTCGGGCCGCGTCACCGATATCGAGCGCGAGGCCCTGCTCGGCGGCCCGCTCCACTCCAAGGGCGTCATGATCCTGTGGGGCGTGCTCGCGAGCCGCTATGCCATCGACGTACCGCTCTCGATCGCAGCGAGCCTGGTCTTCGAGCAGTCGTACGGCGGCGTCGACGGCGACAGCGCCTCCTCGACCGAACTCTATGCCCTCATCTCTGCGCTGGCCGAGGTGCCCCTGCGTCAGTCGATCGCTGTCACCGGTTCCGTCAACCAGCTCGGCGAAGTGCAGGCGATCGGTGGCGCCAACGAGAAAATCGAGGGCTTCTTCGACATCTGCCGGGCTCGCGGTCTCACCGGCGCCCAAGGTGTCATGATCCCCCGCGCCAACATCCAGCACCTCATGCTGCGCCAGGATATCGTCGCTGCCGCCAACGCCGGCCAGTTCTCGATCTATGCCGTCTCCAGCATCGACGAGGGGATCGAGATTCTCACCGGCCTGCCCGCCGGCGAGCGCGGCGAAGACGGCCGCTTTCCGAGGGACAGCGTGAATTATCGTGTCGAACGCAAATTACGGCTGTTCGCCAAGCTGCGCAGGGAGTTCAATCTGAAGGACGGTCCAGAGGAGGCGATGTCGACATCATGAGCCAGCAGCCCACCGGAGCGACCCATCGGCGCATCGTCATCGAGGCCCGTGGCGCGGCCGTCAGCCGGACGCTCGTTGCAGCCGTCGCCGGGTTGGCGGATGCCATCGGTGCGCGCATTGAGCAGCGGCTCGACGACGACGGAACTCTGGCGGCACTCGCTGCGCTCGACTGTTGCCGGGAGGTCCGACGCCTATCGGGCATCGCCACCGCACTTGCCCCCCACGAGATCGAAGGCACCGTGCACCATACCCTGCGCGGCGTCGACCGCCATCTTGCGCGGCGCCACGGCGCCGCGCCGCACGGCCCTTCGAGCCACCGGTATGCGGCCGTCGACACGCCGTCCGGGCAAGCCGATCCGGGTGGCACAGGGCTCCACAACATCCTCGCCCTCGCCGAGACCGTGCAACGCTCGAGCCTCGAGCGGATCCGCAGCGCACTGGCTAGGACCACAGAAGCCCCGGACGCCTTGCTCATCGCCGGACCGGATGCCTCGACGCGTGGCGAGAGCATCGTCATGGCCCTCGAGGACGAACGCGACCTGCCGGCACTCCTCCCACTCCTCCTCAAAATCTCCGCCACCGAACGAAGGCGCGCGCTCATCCTCGTCATCGGCAATGATCGCGAGGCTATCGCCCGTCTCGCCGGTTCGCTCGCCGAGCAGCTCGCCTCCATGGCAAGCCCGCCGCGGCTTGTGCTTGCGCCGCCTGCCTTCGGCGAACCGACGGTCGTTGCAACGGCCACCCGCAAACTCGCCGCGAGCCTTTTGATCGGCCGGGCCGCAGGCCTGATGTCACACGAGGACGGCGACCTGACCCGCCTGCTGACCGCGCTCGACTGCCCGGTGCTGCTGCTTGTCTGACCTCGCGCCGCCGGGACACTGCCGATGACGAAAAAAGGCCCGGCACGTTGCGCGCGCCGGGCCTTTTCGTCGATGGAACACTGGAGCCGAGGCGGAACCGCCCCGTCGTCAGACCGGCTTGTCGCCGATGGTCTCGTGCACGTAGGCCGGCAGCGCGAACGCCGCCACATGCACCTGCGGAGTATAATACCGCGTAACGATCCCGAGCGGCGAGAAGCGGCCTTCGACCTCCTCCACCTTCAGCGACCTGAGGCGCACATCGTCCGTCGCCCACCCGTAGCTCATCGCTCCCCCGACATAGGTCGGCGTCACGCCGAGATAGAGGCTGCCATCGGCAAATAGGCCGCGGAAGTGACCGACCGAAGCCTTGAGCGTCTTGCCCTGCATGAACGCAACGCCGTTCTGCGTCACGAGTACGCCTCCGGGCGTCAGGCAACGTTTGCAGCTCTGGTAGAACTCGCGCGTGAACAGCACCGCTCCTGGTCCGACGGGATCGGTCGAATCGACCAGGATCGCATCGAACCGTTCGTTCGTTTCGGCAACGAACCGGACACCGTCCGCGATCACCACCTCGGCGCGCGGATCGTCGAAGGCTCCCCCGGCGACGCCGGGAAAGAATTCGAGCGACATGTCGATCACGCCACGGTCGATCTCGCAGAGCACGACACGTTCGACACCCGGATGCCGCAACACCTCGCGCATCACGCCGCCATCGCCACCGCCGACGATGAGCACGCGCCGAACTCGCCCGTGGGCGACGATCGGCACGTGCGCCATCATCTCATGGTAGACGAATTCATCCGCCGTGGTCAGCTGCGCGATCGAATCGAGCATCATCACACGGCCGAACTTGGCGTTCTCGAAGATGACGAGATGCTGGTGCTCGGTGTGGCTCTCGTGGATCAGGCGATCAACGCGATAGCGGGAGCCCCAACCGTCGTGCAGGT includes these proteins:
- a CDS encoding MmcB family DNA repair protein, whose amino-acid sequence is MSDDPAINRAATPANEAGAGLPVVPVDGRQSPRALEIARGTVRLLRQRGYEAVAELVLADGRRADLVALSQRGEIWIIEIKSSLADYQADGKWPDYLEHCDQFAFAVGPDFPLAVLPDGVGLIVADRYGAEELRPAPAEPISPARRKAVLIRFARAAAARLSGLADPLAACEQGNTW
- the speE gene encoding polyamine aminopropyltransferase is translated as MERWIEEDLHDGWGSRYRVDRLIHESHTEHQHLVIFENAKFGRVMMLDSIAQLTTADEFVYHEMMAHVPIVAHGRVRRVLIVGGGDGGVMREVLRHPGVERVVLCEIDRGVIDMSLEFFPGVAGGAFDDPRAEVVIADGVRFVAETNERFDAILVDSTDPVGPGAVLFTREFYQSCKRCLTPGGVLVTQNGVAFMQGKTLKASVGHFRGLFADGSLYLGVTPTYVGGAMSYGWATDDVRLRSLKVEEVEGRFSPLGIVTRYYTPQVHVAAFALPAYVHETIGDKPV
- a CDS encoding redoxin domain-containing protein; this encodes MIGRGIGIAITIAAFALGAAVALWQFGPSVFHPAARSGGQVSVGTALVGGPFTLTAHDGRQVSERDLVGRYTLIYFGFTHCPDVCPSGLQTIAAALDEAGPAGEKVTPWFITVDPERDTAEQLADYVSLFHPRLVGLTGTPEQIKATTKAYKVYAARVDDPSSAGAYTMDHSSIAYLMDKDGRYAAHFSHGTGASEMAARLRTLVK
- a CDS encoding AAA family ATPase, which gives rise to MFFKRPTSGPTEVTTPGAPSTRPSGPTADRTRLDAADLRLTVDPATLGVLSSAELEPATGLIGQQRALKAIELAASIRQRDFHLFVMGPSATGKRTAVKEYLARKAASEPVPPSWVYVNNFDDPSAPRALSLPPGRCEMLANGMLAAIAELRTSLPALFESDDYQSRHRALTEAIRSRQEQAFEALTERARSQSIAVVQTPTGIAMAPLSDGKVMKPEDFQSLPDAERKAFEARVEQLQSELGEIIQQAPRVQKEMRARLQELNEEVASLAIHQALDDVVAAFSDLPDVLTYLEAARRDLVRNVGLFIIPGEEEDGALVAQSVDVSRDDRFRRYRVNVIVSRNPSDKGAPIVDDLNVGHGHLVGRVEFIARMGALITDFLLIRPGSLHRANGGYLLLDAAKLLTTPFAYESLKRALRRREIRIESPNEGQAPTSTQTLEPDPIPLDVKVVLVGDRQIYYALNDLDPDFPGLFKVQADFDDSIDRTDGSLREYARIIASIVRTHELRHVEAAGMARLIERSARMADDNRKLSLQVGRLADILREADYYAMRAGRELITEGDVVLAVSEQEHRADRIRERSEEMVRRDIVMIDTDGARIGQVNGLSVLSFGNISFGKPTRITASVRLGSGRVTDIEREALLGGPLHSKGVMILWGVLASRYAIDVPLSIAASLVFEQSYGGVDGDSASSTELYALISALAEVPLRQSIAVTGSVNQLGEVQAIGGANEKIEGFFDICRARGLTGAQGVMIPRANIQHLMLRQDIVAAANAGQFSIYAVSSIDEGIEILTGLPAGERGEDGRFPRDSVNYRVERKLRLFAKLRREFNLKDGPEEAMSTS